From the Manihot esculenta cultivar AM560-2 chromosome 14, M.esculenta_v8, whole genome shotgun sequence genome, the window AAGTAAATGCAAAGTCTGAACTCGTTTCAAATTGGTTTTGATCAAAGGGTCTGAGATTTGGGTGCTGTAGAGCTGGAACACTTGAGTTATACCCACTTGGCTCAACTCCTGCAGAGAATTCAAAGTAGGATAAAGGATCATAGGCTTGCTTGTCCATGAATTGATCTCTTGAAGTTTCCGTTAATCCATTGCTATAGTAAGTTGTATCGTTAATGAGAAATGTCGGCTCCTGTGCCGAGTTTGATAAAATTGGTAGCGTTTTAGACTGCGGTATTTGCAAGGATGCCTTATCAGTACAATTCTTCTCCTCTTTCACTTCCAGTGCATCACTTATTGGCTTGTGGGTTGTTGGGTCTATACCTTGCTTCATGAGTTTCTTCTTCAAGCTGGAATTCCAGAAGTTCTTGATCTCGTTGTCTGTTCTTCCTGGTAACTGTGCAGCAATTTGAGCCCATCTGCAATTGCAAATCCACAATGGAATTATACCCATTATTtccatttttttatatcaaagaAGTTCTTAATTTGATGACAATATATACCTGTTACCCAAAACTTCATGAAGACTGATTATAAGATCCTCCTCCTGCTGTGAGAACATTCCTCTCTTGAGGTCAGGTCTCAAGTAGTTAATCCATCTGAGTCTGCAACTCTTTCCGCACCTCTGCAAGCCTGAACGAATCAAACAGTGGACTTAAGGTTATTCAAGAACCAAAGATTGTAACTGAGACAACAAGGACAAAAAACGTACGTGAGGTGGATAAATTATTACCAGCTAGCTTAGGAACTGAACTCCAGCAACCAACACCAAATCTAGTTATGTAATTGTAAAGTTTCTCATCTTCTTCAGGTGACCATAAACCTTTCCTTAATTTCTGCTTTAAGCAGCAAGAATGTCTCCCCATTTCTTGCTCAAAGATTATAGAAAGAAGGACAACGCTACCAGAAGAAAACTTGAAGAAGCAGCCACAATCCACTAAGAAGGAAGGTCCCctgatgatatatatatatacacagagagagagagagggagaaggTATGACAAGTGGGTATGTATTTCTACGGTAAAGAAATCAAGAAAACATTTTTATGATGATTTAAAGAGAAGTGGACTAAATCATACTTAGGATTCAAGttatggag encodes:
- the LOC110631263 gene encoding transcription repressor MYB6 — translated: MGRHSCCLKQKLRKGLWSPEEDEKLYNYITRFGVGCWSSVPKLAGLQRCGKSCRLRWINYLRPDLKRGMFSQQEEDLIISLHEVLGNRWAQIAAQLPGRTDNEIKNFWNSSLKKKLMKQGIDPTTHKPISDALEVKEEKNCTDKASLQIPQSKTLPILSNSAQEPTFLINDTTYYSNGLTETSRDQFMDKQAYDPLSYFEFSAGVEPSGYNSSVPALQHPNLRPFDQNQFETSSDFAFTSMPSLTSFDHGSMSATDFSDNSASRMSSMFLNEAKESSSNSSNISSYTGYQMNSMVENNAAFSWDGENKIDSVFQFQVNGIKTEELRPSPWQEGQLHPQNSIDFSSYPLTSLSEDLTGANFDVFHQI